One window from the genome of Paramormyrops kingsleyae isolate MSU_618 chromosome 3, PKINGS_0.4, whole genome shotgun sequence encodes:
- the LOC140588398 gene encoding uncharacterized protein, whose protein sequence is MVQIVEIKDCYSMRIRIHHSLNMENMDPEVHEFLEDKFISILVVNFERSPLTMENLQSLALSVPSFYWRLTGEELDPSLLHVAPARLQVVHHGTETGVQHGDGESPAEEDDHYGQELPSSSSIREASPAAPASTTEDANGLPEALPLAWGEDEPSSPSLSVPSDTQPGSQIEPEHAEPSSSTFWIPVGPNSTWQQLEIEGRNYLRKLDELSIPEGLWGITDYGDDHTVVMSVHVSVHVSSSLRTWGVRQEERPPQRPAGTRQRKRKAEPDDTNGSSSPPPHKRPMRF, encoded by the exons atggtgcagatagtcgagataaaggactgttattcgatgagaattcgaatccatcactccttaaacatggagaacatggatccagaag ttcatgagtttttggaggacaagttcatctccattctggtcgtgaacttcgagaggagcccactgaccatggagaacttgcagtctctggccctcagtgtcccttcattttattggcggctcactggggaggagctggatcccagcctattgcacgtagcacctgcacgactgcaagtggtacatcatggtacagagactggtgtccagcatggggatggagaatcaccagctgaggaggatgaccattacggacaggagctgccatcatccagctctataagggaggcttcccctgcagctccagcatccacgactgaggatgctaatgggcttcctgaggctctccccttggcctggggtgaagatgagccctcatctccatccttatctgtgccttctgacactcaacctggaagtcagattgagccagaacatgctgagccctccagctccaccttctggatccctgtgggccctaacagcacgtggcagcagcttgagatcgaaggccgcaactacctgcggaagctggatgagctcagcatccccgagggactctggggcattacggactacggtgatgaccacaccgtggtcatgtccgtgcatgtctccgtgcatgtgagcagttctctgcgaacatggggcgtgaggcaggaggagaggcctcctcagaggcccgctggcaccagacagaggaagcgcaaggccgagcccgacgacaccaacggctcaagttctcctccaccgcacaagaggcccatgcgcttctga